In Mastomys coucha isolate ucsf_1 unplaced genomic scaffold, UCSF_Mcou_1 pScaffold5, whole genome shotgun sequence, one genomic interval encodes:
- the LOC116077377 gene encoding gasdermin-A-like isoform X2 — translation MPSCLRHWVWGNKGVEETSIPLELGENGQLDKGDCQVTPRNLLRTETMATFENVTQTLVRQLNPGGDLIPLDSLIDFKRFRPFCLLRKRKSTLSWGAHYVYTDYTLLDVLEPGSSPSDLTDGGNFGFKNNLDTKVEVDVDVPKTMKVKGTKGLSHSSTLKVQTINVTRSILNTLQNERKLSADHPFLKEMQELGENLYVVMEAVKTKEEVTLEQAAKGAGLLSLPFYATLGLKASVNHEKNLTIPKGCVLAYRVRQLIVIGEDEWEIPHNYKDSMKTFSSPKITPRCAVRRTKKLTEKPGEKKLIGEMKKDIKTLKEEVQQETQALEKLSPVGQSSLLTSLSHLLGKKKELQDLEKMLAGVLDKGREVTLEALPKDVLLSKDDMDSHLYFLGALTELREALQRLLVITLEKNILLVQIKLVVNLLVPPNNLTCGPGQMAPKVGLEARVTPRTD, via the exons ATGCCCAGCTGTCTTAGGCACTGGGtatggggaaataaaggggtggaaGAGACCAGCATCCCGTTAGAACTTGGGGAGAATGGACAGCTGGACAAGGGAGACTGCCAAGTAACCCCACGGAACCTCCTCAGGACAG AGACAATGGCTACGTTTGAGAATGTCACCCAGACCCTGGTTAGACAGTTGAACCCTGGAGGGGATCTGATACCCCTAGACAGTCTCATCGACTTCAAACGCTTCCGTCCCTTCTGCCtgttgaggaagaggaagagcacaCTGTCCTGGGGAGCCCACTATGTCTACACCGACTACACTCTCCTGGATGTGCTGGAGCCTGGCAGTTCTCCCTCAG ATCTGACAGACGGTGGGAACTTTGGCTTTAAGAATAATCTGGATACCAAAGTAGAGGTAGATGTGGACGTGCCAAAGACAATGAAGGTAAAGGGGACCAAGGGCCTGTCACACAGCAGCACACTGAAGGTGCAGACAATCAACGTGACTCGCTCGATTCTGAACACCTTGCAAAATGAGAG GAAACTGTCAGCAGACCACCCGTTCCTGAAGGAGATGCAGGAACTCGGGGAAAACCTGTACGTGGTGATGGAGGCGGTAAAAACCAAGGAGGAAGTCACTCTGgagcaagctgccaagggagcaGGCTTATTATCTCTCCCCTTCTATGCCacactgggactaaag GCATCCGTGAACCACGAGAAGAATTTAACCATCCCTAAGGGCTGTGTCCTGGCCTATCGAGTGAGACAACTGATAGTCATTGGGGAAGATGAGTGGG AGATTCCACACAATTACAAGGACAGCATGAAAACCTTTTCTAGTCCTAAGATCACGCCCAGGTGTGCTGTCCGCCGCACCAAGAAGTTAACTG AAAAGCCAGGAGAAAAGAAGCTCATAG gagagatgaagaaagacaTCAAGACATTAAAGGAAgaggttcagcaagagactcaAGCACTGGAGAAGTTGAGTCCTGTGGGGCAAAGCTCCCTACTCACTTCCCTCAGCCATCtcctaggaaagaaaaaagagctcCAGGACCTTGAGAAGATG CTTGCAGGGGTTCTAGACAAGGGACGGGAAGTGACCCTGGAAGCACTCCCCAAAGATGTCCTGCTGTCAAAGGACGATATGGACTCCCACCTCTACTTCCTTGGTGCTCTGACAG AGCTAAGGGAAGCCCTACAGAGGCTTCTTGTAATAACCTTGGAGAAAAATATCCTTCTAGTGCAAATAAAGCTG gttgtgaacctcctcgttcccccgaataacttgacctgcggGCCAGGTCAGATGGCACCCAAAGTGGGGCTCGAGGCACGGGTCACCCCCAGGACAGATTAA
- the LOC116077377 gene encoding gasdermin-A-like isoform X5, translated as MPSCLRHWVWGNKGVEETSIPLELGENGQLDKGDCQVTPRNLLRTETMATFENVTQTLVRQLNPGGDLIPLDSLIDFKRFRPFCLLRKRKSTLSWGAHYVYTDYTLLDVLEPGSSPSDLTDGGNFGFKNNLDTKVEVDVDVPKTMKVKGTKGLSHSSTLKVQTINVTRSILNTLQNERKLSADHPFLKEMQELGENLYVVMEAVKTKEEVTLEQAAKGAGLLSLPFYATLGLKASVNHEKNLTIPKGCVLAYRVRQLIVIGEDEWEIPHNYKDSMKTFSSPKITPRCAVRRTKKLTEKPGEKKLIGEMKKDIKTLKEEVQQETQALEKLSPVGQSSLLTSLSHLLGKKKELQDLEKMLAGVLDKGREVTLEALPKDVLLSKDDMDSHLYFLGALTELREALQRLLVITLEKNILLVQIKLVRTFESILEQNFLQDKEGVFPLQPDLLSSLGEEELILITLALVELSSLEIQRSGPQYTWDPDALSQLCALYAGLSLLQMLSKDS; from the exons ATGCCCAGCTGTCTTAGGCACTGGGtatggggaaataaaggggtggaaGAGACCAGCATCCCGTTAGAACTTGGGGAGAATGGACAGCTGGACAAGGGAGACTGCCAAGTAACCCCACGGAACCTCCTCAGGACAG AGACAATGGCTACGTTTGAGAATGTCACCCAGACCCTGGTTAGACAGTTGAACCCTGGAGGGGATCTGATACCCCTAGACAGTCTCATCGACTTCAAACGCTTCCGTCCCTTCTGCCtgttgaggaagaggaagagcacaCTGTCCTGGGGAGCCCACTATGTCTACACCGACTACACTCTCCTGGATGTGCTGGAGCCTGGCAGTTCTCCCTCAG ATCTGACAGACGGTGGGAACTTTGGCTTTAAGAATAATCTGGATACCAAAGTAGAGGTAGATGTGGACGTGCCAAAGACAATGAAGGTAAAGGGGACCAAGGGCCTGTCACACAGCAGCACACTGAAGGTGCAGACAATCAACGTGACTCGCTCGATTCTGAACACCTTGCAAAATGAGAG GAAACTGTCAGCAGACCACCCGTTCCTGAAGGAGATGCAGGAACTCGGGGAAAACCTGTACGTGGTGATGGAGGCGGTAAAAACCAAGGAGGAAGTCACTCTGgagcaagctgccaagggagcaGGCTTATTATCTCTCCCCTTCTATGCCacactgggactaaag GCATCCGTGAACCACGAGAAGAATTTAACCATCCCTAAGGGCTGTGTCCTGGCCTATCGAGTGAGACAACTGATAGTCATTGGGGAAGATGAGTGGG AGATTCCACACAATTACAAGGACAGCATGAAAACCTTTTCTAGTCCTAAGATCACGCCCAGGTGTGCTGTCCGCCGCACCAAGAAGTTAACTG AAAAGCCAGGAGAAAAGAAGCTCATAG gagagatgaagaaagacaTCAAGACATTAAAGGAAgaggttcagcaagagactcaAGCACTGGAGAAGTTGAGTCCTGTGGGGCAAAGCTCCCTACTCACTTCCCTCAGCCATCtcctaggaaagaaaaaagagctcCAGGACCTTGAGAAGATG CTTGCAGGGGTTCTAGACAAGGGACGGGAAGTGACCCTGGAAGCACTCCCCAAAGATGTCCTGCTGTCAAAGGACGATATGGACTCCCACCTCTACTTCCTTGGTGCTCTGACAG AGCTAAGGGAAGCCCTACAGAGGCTTCTTGTAATAACCTTGGAGAAAAATATCCTTCTAGTGCAAATAAAGCTGGTGAGAACAT TTGAAAGCATCTTGGAGCAGAACTTCCTGCAAGATAAAGAAGGTGTTTTCCCCCTGCAGCCTGATCTGCTCTCCTCCCTCGGTGAGGAGGAACTGATCCTAATAACGCTAGCACTGGTGGAGCTAAGCAGCCTGGAAATCCAGAGATCAGGCCCCCAGTACACATGGGATCCAGATGCTCTCTCCCAACTCTGTGCCCTCTATGCTGGTCTCTCCCTCCTTCAGATGCTAAGCAAGGATTCCTAA
- the LOC116079149 gene encoding leucine-rich repeat-containing protein 3C-like produces MLLLAPCLLPLLLLIGTGGSVPRPKTLPEGCYIAQEAGEQTFRCSRAGLSALPNGIPNDTRKLYLDANHLASVPADAFQHLPTLEELDLSHNALGHLSGAAFQGLEATLRHLDLSANQLASVPVAAFVGLQIQVNLSANPWRCDCALQEVLRHVSLAPGSGTGIVCGPEARPDLVGHEFLLLTREEELCGTGPGGTRRSTDVALLVTIGGWLTLVVAYLIRYVWQNRDETRCPVKRAPPVQPLRSEDSSTLSTML; encoded by the coding sequence ATGCTCCTACTAGCTCCTTgcctcctgcccctcctgctgTTGATAGGCACAGGGGGTTCTGTGCCTCGCCCCAAGACACTGCCCGAGGGCTGCTACATAGCACAAGAAGCCGGGGAACAGACATTCCGCTGTAGCAGGGCTGGCCTGAGTGCCCTGCCCAACGGTATCCCCAACGACACCCGAAAGCTTTACCTGGATGCCAACCACTTAGCATCAGTGCCAGCTGACGCCTTCCAGCACCTGCCTACCTTGGAGGAATTAGACCTGTCTCATAATGCTCTTGGTCATCTCTCAGGGGCTGCTTTCCAGGGCCTGGAGGCCACTCTGCGCCACCTCGACCTCTCTGCCAACCAGCTGGCATCTGTGCCTGTGGCAGCCTTCGTGGGGCTGCAGATCCAAGTGAACCTGTCTGCTAACCCATGGCGCTGCGACTGTGCCCTACAGGAAGTGCTCAGGCATGTGAGCTTAGCTCCAGGCTCTGGCACAGGCATTGTGTGTGGTCCAGAAGCCCGACCAGATCTCGTGGGACACGAGTTCCTTCTGCTCACCAGGGAGGAAGAGCTGTGTGGGACAGGACCAGGTGGGACCCGAAGGAGCACGGATGTGGCCCTGTTAGTCACCATAGGGGGCTGGCTGACACTGGTAGTGGCTTATCTGATCCGATATGTGTGGCAGAACCGGGATGAGACTCGCTGCCCAGTCAAACGGGCTCCTCCTGTGCAGCCTTTGCGCTCTGAGGACTCTTCTACACTCAGCACAATGCTCTGA
- the LOC116077377 gene encoding gasdermin-A-like isoform X1 encodes MPSCLRHWVWGNKGVEETSIPLELGENGQLDKGDCQVTPRNLLRTETMATFENVTQTLVRQLNPGGDLIPLDSLIDFKRFRPFCLLRKRKSTLSWGAHYVYTDYTLLDVLEPGSSPSDLTDGGNFGFKNNLDTKVEVDVDVPKTMKVKGTKGLSHSSTLKVQTINVTRSILNTLQNERKLSADHPFLKEMQELGENLYVVMEAVKTKEEVTLEQAAKGAGLLSLPFYATLGLKASVNHEKNLTIPKGCVLAYRVRQLIVIGEDEWEIPHNYKDSMKTFSSPKITPRCAVRRTKKLTGVLFGFSEKPGEKKLIGEMKKDIKTLKEEVQQETQALEKLSPVGQSSLLTSLSHLLGKKKELQDLEKMLAGVLDKGREVTLEALPKDVLLSKDDMDSHLYFLGALTELREALQRLLVITLEKNILLVQIKLVVNLLVPPNNLTCGPGQMAPKVGLEARVTPRTD; translated from the exons ATGCCCAGCTGTCTTAGGCACTGGGtatggggaaataaaggggtggaaGAGACCAGCATCCCGTTAGAACTTGGGGAGAATGGACAGCTGGACAAGGGAGACTGCCAAGTAACCCCACGGAACCTCCTCAGGACAG AGACAATGGCTACGTTTGAGAATGTCACCCAGACCCTGGTTAGACAGTTGAACCCTGGAGGGGATCTGATACCCCTAGACAGTCTCATCGACTTCAAACGCTTCCGTCCCTTCTGCCtgttgaggaagaggaagagcacaCTGTCCTGGGGAGCCCACTATGTCTACACCGACTACACTCTCCTGGATGTGCTGGAGCCTGGCAGTTCTCCCTCAG ATCTGACAGACGGTGGGAACTTTGGCTTTAAGAATAATCTGGATACCAAAGTAGAGGTAGATGTGGACGTGCCAAAGACAATGAAGGTAAAGGGGACCAAGGGCCTGTCACACAGCAGCACACTGAAGGTGCAGACAATCAACGTGACTCGCTCGATTCTGAACACCTTGCAAAATGAGAG GAAACTGTCAGCAGACCACCCGTTCCTGAAGGAGATGCAGGAACTCGGGGAAAACCTGTACGTGGTGATGGAGGCGGTAAAAACCAAGGAGGAAGTCACTCTGgagcaagctgccaagggagcaGGCTTATTATCTCTCCCCTTCTATGCCacactgggactaaag GCATCCGTGAACCACGAGAAGAATTTAACCATCCCTAAGGGCTGTGTCCTGGCCTATCGAGTGAGACAACTGATAGTCATTGGGGAAGATGAGTGGG AGATTCCACACAATTACAAGGACAGCATGAAAACCTTTTCTAGTCCTAAGATCACGCCCAGGTGTGCTGTCCGCCGCACCAAGAAGTTAACTG GTGTTCTTTTTGGGTTTTCAGAAAAGCCAGGAGAAAAGAAGCTCATAG gagagatgaagaaagacaTCAAGACATTAAAGGAAgaggttcagcaagagactcaAGCACTGGAGAAGTTGAGTCCTGTGGGGCAAAGCTCCCTACTCACTTCCCTCAGCCATCtcctaggaaagaaaaaagagctcCAGGACCTTGAGAAGATG CTTGCAGGGGTTCTAGACAAGGGACGGGAAGTGACCCTGGAAGCACTCCCCAAAGATGTCCTGCTGTCAAAGGACGATATGGACTCCCACCTCTACTTCCTTGGTGCTCTGACAG AGCTAAGGGAAGCCCTACAGAGGCTTCTTGTAATAACCTTGGAGAAAAATATCCTTCTAGTGCAAATAAAGCTG gttgtgaacctcctcgttcccccgaataacttgacctgcggGCCAGGTCAGATGGCACCCAAAGTGGGGCTCGAGGCACGGGTCACCCCCAGGACAGATTAA
- the LOC116077377 gene encoding gasdermin-A-like isoform X4 encodes MATFENVTQTLVRQLNPGGDLIPLDSLIDFKRFRPFCLLRKRKSTLSWGAHYVYTDYTLLDVLEPGSSPSDLTDGGNFGFKNNLDTKVEVDVDVPKTMKVKGTKGLSHSSTLKVQTINVTRSILNTLQNERKLSADHPFLKEMQELGENLYVVMEAVKTKEEVTLEQAAKGAGLLSLPFYATLGLKASVNHEKNLTIPKGCVLAYRVRQLIVIGEDEWEIPHNYKDSMKTFSSPKITPRCAVRRTKKLTGVLFGFSEKPGEKKLIGEMKKDIKTLKEEVQQETQALEKLSPVGQSSLLTSLSHLLGKKKELQDLEKMLAGVLDKGREVTLEALPKDVLLSKDDMDSHLYFLGALTELREALQRLLVITLEKNILLVQIKLVVNLLVPPNNLTCGPGQMAPKVGLEARVTPRTD; translated from the exons ATGGCTACGTTTGAGAATGTCACCCAGACCCTGGTTAGACAGTTGAACCCTGGAGGGGATCTGATACCCCTAGACAGTCTCATCGACTTCAAACGCTTCCGTCCCTTCTGCCtgttgaggaagaggaagagcacaCTGTCCTGGGGAGCCCACTATGTCTACACCGACTACACTCTCCTGGATGTGCTGGAGCCTGGCAGTTCTCCCTCAG ATCTGACAGACGGTGGGAACTTTGGCTTTAAGAATAATCTGGATACCAAAGTAGAGGTAGATGTGGACGTGCCAAAGACAATGAAGGTAAAGGGGACCAAGGGCCTGTCACACAGCAGCACACTGAAGGTGCAGACAATCAACGTGACTCGCTCGATTCTGAACACCTTGCAAAATGAGAG GAAACTGTCAGCAGACCACCCGTTCCTGAAGGAGATGCAGGAACTCGGGGAAAACCTGTACGTGGTGATGGAGGCGGTAAAAACCAAGGAGGAAGTCACTCTGgagcaagctgccaagggagcaGGCTTATTATCTCTCCCCTTCTATGCCacactgggactaaag GCATCCGTGAACCACGAGAAGAATTTAACCATCCCTAAGGGCTGTGTCCTGGCCTATCGAGTGAGACAACTGATAGTCATTGGGGAAGATGAGTGGG AGATTCCACACAATTACAAGGACAGCATGAAAACCTTTTCTAGTCCTAAGATCACGCCCAGGTGTGCTGTCCGCCGCACCAAGAAGTTAACTG GTGTTCTTTTTGGGTTTTCAGAAAAGCCAGGAGAAAAGAAGCTCATAG gagagatgaagaaagacaTCAAGACATTAAAGGAAgaggttcagcaagagactcaAGCACTGGAGAAGTTGAGTCCTGTGGGGCAAAGCTCCCTACTCACTTCCCTCAGCCATCtcctaggaaagaaaaaagagctcCAGGACCTTGAGAAGATG CTTGCAGGGGTTCTAGACAAGGGACGGGAAGTGACCCTGGAAGCACTCCCCAAAGATGTCCTGCTGTCAAAGGACGATATGGACTCCCACCTCTACTTCCTTGGTGCTCTGACAG AGCTAAGGGAAGCCCTACAGAGGCTTCTTGTAATAACCTTGGAGAAAAATATCCTTCTAGTGCAAATAAAGCTG gttgtgaacctcctcgttcccccgaataacttgacctgcggGCCAGGTCAGATGGCACCCAAAGTGGGGCTCGAGGCACGGGTCACCCCCAGGACAGATTAA
- the LOC116077377 gene encoding gasdermin-A-like isoform X3, with protein MPSCLRHWVWGNKGVEETSIPLELGENGQLDKGDCQVTPRNLLRTETMATFENVTQTLVRQLNPGGDLIPLDSLIDFKRFRPFCLLRKRKSTLSWGAHYVYTDYTLLDVLEPGSSPSDLTDGGNFGFKNNLDTKVEVDVDVPKTMKVKGTKGLSHSSTLKVQTINVTRSILNTLQNERKLSADHPFLKEMQELGENLYVVMEAVKTKEEVTLEQAAKGAGLLSLPFYATLGLKASVNHEKNLTIPKGCVLAYRVRQLIVIGEDEWEIPHNYKDSMKTFSSPKITPRCAVRRTKKLTGVLFGFSEKPGEKKLIGEMKKDIKTLKEEVQQETQALEKLSPVGQSSLLTSLSHLLGKKKELQDLEKMLAGVLDKGREVTLEALPKDVLLSKDDMDSHLYFLGALTELREALQRLLVITLEKNILLVQIKLKLRVISCWEP; from the exons ATGCCCAGCTGTCTTAGGCACTGGGtatggggaaataaaggggtggaaGAGACCAGCATCCCGTTAGAACTTGGGGAGAATGGACAGCTGGACAAGGGAGACTGCCAAGTAACCCCACGGAACCTCCTCAGGACAG AGACAATGGCTACGTTTGAGAATGTCACCCAGACCCTGGTTAGACAGTTGAACCCTGGAGGGGATCTGATACCCCTAGACAGTCTCATCGACTTCAAACGCTTCCGTCCCTTCTGCCtgttgaggaagaggaagagcacaCTGTCCTGGGGAGCCCACTATGTCTACACCGACTACACTCTCCTGGATGTGCTGGAGCCTGGCAGTTCTCCCTCAG ATCTGACAGACGGTGGGAACTTTGGCTTTAAGAATAATCTGGATACCAAAGTAGAGGTAGATGTGGACGTGCCAAAGACAATGAAGGTAAAGGGGACCAAGGGCCTGTCACACAGCAGCACACTGAAGGTGCAGACAATCAACGTGACTCGCTCGATTCTGAACACCTTGCAAAATGAGAG GAAACTGTCAGCAGACCACCCGTTCCTGAAGGAGATGCAGGAACTCGGGGAAAACCTGTACGTGGTGATGGAGGCGGTAAAAACCAAGGAGGAAGTCACTCTGgagcaagctgccaagggagcaGGCTTATTATCTCTCCCCTTCTATGCCacactgggactaaag GCATCCGTGAACCACGAGAAGAATTTAACCATCCCTAAGGGCTGTGTCCTGGCCTATCGAGTGAGACAACTGATAGTCATTGGGGAAGATGAGTGGG AGATTCCACACAATTACAAGGACAGCATGAAAACCTTTTCTAGTCCTAAGATCACGCCCAGGTGTGCTGTCCGCCGCACCAAGAAGTTAACTG GTGTTCTTTTTGGGTTTTCAGAAAAGCCAGGAGAAAAGAAGCTCATAG gagagatgaagaaagacaTCAAGACATTAAAGGAAgaggttcagcaagagactcaAGCACTGGAGAAGTTGAGTCCTGTGGGGCAAAGCTCCCTACTCACTTCCCTCAGCCATCtcctaggaaagaaaaaagagctcCAGGACCTTGAGAAGATG CTTGCAGGGGTTCTAGACAAGGGACGGGAAGTGACCCTGGAAGCACTCCCCAAAGATGTCCTGCTGTCAAAGGACGATATGGACTCCCACCTCTACTTCCTTGGTGCTCTGACAG AGCTAAGGGAAGCCCTACAGAGGCTTCTTGTAATAACCTTGGAGAAAAATATCCTTCTAGTGCAAATAAAGCTG AAGCTTAGAGTAATCagctgttgggaaccatga